Within the Candidatus Methylacidiphilales bacterium genome, the region ACAAACGGCGCCAGCGCCAGGTTGAAAGCCAGCGTGCCGCTGTTGATGAGTCCGAGATGGCTGCTGAAGGGGACTTTGATGACATTCACGATGAAGAAAAACCAGGCGCTGGTGCCAACCAGTTCGTATTTCGGCAGGTTGACGGCCAGGAGATACAGGGCCATGACGGGTCCCGCCGCATTGGCCATCATGGTCGTGACACCGCTCCAGGTTCCCATCATCCATGCAAACCCGCGCGTGTGGGGTACCTTTTCAAAAAGACCCGGGCGAAACTGTCGCACGGATTGCAACACAACCATCATCAGCACAATCCAGCCGATCACCGGGCCGAAGATTGTCCTCGGAATCCGCGGCATCAGGAAATAGCCGGCCACAATGCCGATCAACGCGGGCGGCAGCAG harbors:
- a CDS encoding sulfite exporter TauE/SafE family protein, whose protein sequence is MPLTELNLNQWLLAMLAALCVGLAKSGFGGVGMFTILIMAWIMPAYESTGIVLPLLICGDIFAVAAFRKHAQWAYIWKLLPPALIGIVAGYFLMPRIPRTIFGPVIGWIVLMMVVLQSVRQFRPGLFEKVPHTRGFAWMMGTWSGVTTMMANAAGPVMALYLLAVNLPKYELVGTSAWFFFIVNVIKVPFSSHLGLINSGTLAFNLALAPFVLAGIFAGRALIQIVPQKLFEQLLLLFAAAASVRLILG